From the Pseudopipra pipra isolate bDixPip1 chromosome 22, bDixPip1.hap1, whole genome shotgun sequence genome, one window contains:
- the YBX1 gene encoding Y-box-binding protein 1 isoform X2 yields the protein MSSEAETQPPAAAPVPAAAPAAAPADSKPNGGTGNGGSGLASAAPPAGGDKKVIATKVLGTVKWFNVRNGYGFINRNDTKEDVFVHQTAIKKNNPRKYLRSVGDGETVEFDVVEGEKGAEAANVTGPGGVPVQGSKYAADRNHYRRYPRRRGPPRNYQQNYQNSESGEKNEGAENIPEGQAQQRRPYRRRRYPPYYMRRPYGRRPQYSNPPVQGEIVEGADNQGAGDGRPVRQNMYRGYRPRFRRGPPRQRQPREDGNEEDKENQGDETQSQQPPQRRYRRNFNYRRRRPENPKPQDGKETKTAEPPAENTSAPEAEQGGAE from the exons ATGAGCAGCGAGGCCGAGACCcagccgcccgccgccgcccccgtCCCCgcggcggcccccgccgccgcgcccgccgaCTCCAAGCCAAACGGCGGCACCGGGAACGGGGGGAGCGGCCTGGCCTCGGCGGCGCCTCCCGCCGGCGGGGACAAGAAGGTCATCG cAACGAAGGTTTTGGGAACAGTGAAATGGTTCAACGTGAGGAACGGTTACGGCTTCATCAACAG GAATGACACCAAGGAAGATGTGTTTGTCCATCAG ACTGCCATAAAGAAGAATAACCCCAGGAAGTACCTCCGCAGCGTAGGAGATGGAGAGACCGTGGAGTTTGATGTGGTTGAGGGAGAAAAG GGCGCGGAGGCAGCCAATGTTACAGGACCTGGAGGAGTTCCAGTGCAGGGCAGTAAATACGCAGCAGACCGTAACCATTACAGACGATATCCACGTCGTAGGGGCCCTCCACGCAACTACCAGCAGAACTACCAGAACAGTGAGAGTGGGGAAAAGAACGAAGGAGCAGAGAACATCCCAGAAGGTCAAGCCCAGCAGCGCCGTCCCTATCGCAGGCGGCGGTACCCACCTTACTATATGCGTAGGCCCTACGGGCGTCGTCCACAATATTCCAACCCTCCCGTACAGGGAGAGATAGTGGAG GGTGCTGACAACCAGGGTGCAGGAGATGGCAGACCAGTCAGGCAGAACATGTACCGGGGTTACAGACCACGATTCCGCAG GGGTCCTCCTCGTCAAAGACAACCTAGAGAGGATGGGAATGAAGAAGATAAAGAGAACCAAGGGGATGAGACCCAAAGTCAGCAACCACCTCAACGTCGGTACCGCCGTAACTTCAACTACCGACGCAGACGCCCAGAGAACCCTAAACCACAAGATGGCAAAGAGACGAAGACAGCCGAACCACCAGCTGAGAACACGTCCGCTCCCGAGGCCGAGCAGGGCGGGGCTGAGTAA
- the PPIH gene encoding peptidyl-prolyl cis-trans isomerase H isoform X2, whose translation MSALAANPNNPVVFFDVTIGGQEVGRMKIELFADVVPKTAENFRQFCTGEFRKDGVPIGYKGSTFHRVIKDFMIQGGDFVNGDGTGVASIYRGPFADENFKLKHSAPGLLSMANSGPSTNGCQFFITCSKCDWLDGKHVVFGKIVDGLLVMRKIEDTREYQC comes from the exons ATGTCGGCGCTGGCGGCGAACCCCAACAACCCGGTGGTTTTCTTCGATGTCACCATCGGCGGGCAG GAGGTCGGCCGCATGAAGATCGAGCTGTTTGCCGATGTCGTACCCAAAACGGCGGAGAACTTCAG gcagtttTGTACAGGGGAATTCAG GAAAGATGGTGTCCCTATAGGTTATAAAGGAAGCACTTTCCACAG GGTAATAAAGGATTTCATGATCCAAGGAGGTGACTTCGTAAAT GGAGATGGCACTGGAGTAGCCAGTATATACAGGGGTCCTTTTGCAGATGAAAACTTCAAGCTGAAACACTCTGCTCCTGGCCTGCTCTCTATG GCAAACAGTGGCCCAAGTACCAATGGCTGCCAGTTCTTCATCACGTGTTCCAAGTGTGACTGGCTGGATGGGAAGCACGTTGTGTTTG GTAAAATTGTCGATGGGCTGTTGGTCATGAGAAAAATTGAA GATACCAGGGAATACCAGTGTTGA
- the YBX1 gene encoding Y-box-binding protein 1 isoform X1 yields MSSEAETQPPAAAPVPAAAPAAAPADSKPNGGTGNGGSGLASAAPPAGGDKKVIATKVLGTVKWFNVRNGYGFINRNDTKEDVFVHQTAIKKNNPRKYLRSVGDGETVEFDVVEGEKGAEAANVTGPGGVPVQGSKYAADRNHYRRYPRRRGPPRNYQQNYQNSESGEKNEGAENIPEGQAQQRRPYRRRRYPPYYMRRPYGRRPQYSNPPVQGEIVEGADNQGAGDGRPVRQNMYRGYRPRFRSLTFRGPPRQRQPREDGNEEDKENQGDETQSQQPPQRRYRRNFNYRRRRPENPKPQDGKETKTAEPPAENTSAPEAEQGGAE; encoded by the exons ATGAGCAGCGAGGCCGAGACCcagccgcccgccgccgcccccgtCCCCgcggcggcccccgccgccgcgcccgccgaCTCCAAGCCAAACGGCGGCACCGGGAACGGGGGGAGCGGCCTGGCCTCGGCGGCGCCTCCCGCCGGCGGGGACAAGAAGGTCATCG cAACGAAGGTTTTGGGAACAGTGAAATGGTTCAACGTGAGGAACGGTTACGGCTTCATCAACAG GAATGACACCAAGGAAGATGTGTTTGTCCATCAG ACTGCCATAAAGAAGAATAACCCCAGGAAGTACCTCCGCAGCGTAGGAGATGGAGAGACCGTGGAGTTTGATGTGGTTGAGGGAGAAAAG GGCGCGGAGGCAGCCAATGTTACAGGACCTGGAGGAGTTCCAGTGCAGGGCAGTAAATACGCAGCAGACCGTAACCATTACAGACGATATCCACGTCGTAGGGGCCCTCCACGCAACTACCAGCAGAACTACCAGAACAGTGAGAGTGGGGAAAAGAACGAAGGAGCAGAGAACATCCCAGAAGGTCAAGCCCAGCAGCGCCGTCCCTATCGCAGGCGGCGGTACCCACCTTACTATATGCGTAGGCCCTACGGGCGTCGTCCACAATATTCCAACCCTCCCGTACAGGGAGAGATAGTGGAG GGTGCTGACAACCAGGGTGCAGGAGATGGCAGACCAGTCAGGCAGAACATGTACCGGGGTTACAGACCACGATTCCGCAG CTTGACTTTCAGGGGTCCTCCTCGTCAAAGACAACCTAGAGAGGATGGGAATGAAGAAGATAAAGAGAACCAAGGGGATGAGACCCAAAGTCAGCAACCACCTCAACGTCGGTACCGCCGTAACTTCAACTACCGACGCAGACGCCCAGAGAACCCTAAACCACAAGATGGCAAAGAGACGAAGACAGCCGAACCACCAGCTGAGAACACGTCCGCTCCCGAGGCCGAGCAGGGCGGGGCTGAGTAA
- the HIPK4 gene encoding homeodomain-interacting protein kinase 4 isoform X2, translated as MVTLVVGAECYDLVATVGKGTFGQVTQGQRRSTGEMVAIKILRNHDYNGQTNNFSPLPVRHIRTITAQVLAALVKLKELSIIHADLKPENIMLVDHLRYPFRVKLIDFGSAILLPEVYRVQKPYIQTRFYRAPEILLGLPFCEKVDVWSLGCVMAELHLGWPLYPGNNEYDQVRYICSTLGLPRAELLCAAQKTQSFFRQVPCSVGTWQLKPPGKVMAKPMERRVHVFSSLDQLAAVNLCLVSDPDQEELAKRCDLYAMVELVKRMLTWDSRERISPSAALHHPFISMQEVKSRFEATHYYQLSQEDLRASRKDSSRVQIFPGMEKGAFIPTGQGGFQKAVAQTGGLSLAELAEDTSSKNQHDICQAPIPTHYSSQCHQHHWCPKTEPTSGHLTVLGCPSSVERHGHCNGPVVGGIAEQNLRERRYSSSRAKRALVMRRDPWKPSGMWKTGSGMMTQCPARFSCHRAGDILSTTEPPRQPWHAPRQPRACRRSSSFSSPGNPATKTQHLAGGDHGQGCTRTHCAGCSRLCFSH; from the exons ATGGTGACACTGGTGGTAGGTGCCGAGTGCTACGACCTGGTGGCCACGGTCGGGAAGGGGACCTTTGGACAGGTGACCCAGGGCCAGCGCAGGAGCACAGGGGAGATGGTGGCCATCAAGATCCTGAGGAACCATGATTACAACGGCCAAACG AACAACTTCTCACCGCTGCCCGTCCGGCACATCCGAACCATCACGGCACAGGTGCTGGCGGCGCTGGTCAAGCTGAAGGAGCTCTCCATCATCCACGCTGACCTCAAGCCGGAGAACATCATGCTGGTGGACCACCTGCGCTACCCCTTCCGCGTCAAGCTCATTGACTTCGGCTCGGCTATCCTCCTCCCCGAGGTCTACCGTGTCCAGAAGCCCTACATCCAAACCCGCTTCTACCGGGCACCGGAGATCTTGCTGGGACTGCCCTTCTGCGAGAAGGTGGATGTCTGGTCTTTGGGCTGCGTGATGGCCGAGCTTCACCTGGGTTGGCCGCTCTACCCCGGCAACAACGAGTACGACCAGGTGCGCTACATCTGCTCCACCTTGGGACTGCCCCGGGCCGAGCTGCTCTGCGCTGCCCAGAAGACACAGTCCTTCTTCCGACAGGTCCCATGCTCTGTCGGTACCTGGCAGCTCAAACCACCGGGGAAGGTGATGGCAAAGCCGATGGAGAGGAGGGTGCATGTCTTTTCCTCGCTGGATCAGTTAGCGGCAGTGAACCTCTGCCTGGTGTCTGATCCCGACCAGGAGGAGCTGGCCAAGCGCTGTGACCTGTATGCGATGGTGGAGCTGGTCAAGAGGATGCTCACCTGGGACTCGCGCGAGCGGATCTCGCCCAGCGCTGCCCTCCACCATCCCTTTATCTCCATGCAGGAGGTGAAGTCCCGCTTTGAGGCCACCCACTACTACCAGCTCAGCCAGGAGGACCTGAGGGCATCCCGTAAGGATTCTAGCAGAGTCCAGATCTTCCCTGGCATGGAGAAAGGTGCCTTCATCCCCACTGGCCAGGGTGGCTTCCAGAAGGCCGTTGCCCAGACGGGTGGGCTCAGCCTGGCTGAGCTGGCCGAGGACACCAGCAGCAAGAACCAGCACGACATCTGCCAAGCCCCCATCCCCACGCACTACAGCAGCCAGTGCCACCAGCATCACTGGTGTCCCAAGACGGAGCCCACCAGCGGTCACTTGACTGTGCTGGGGTGTCCCAGCAGCGTGGAGCGGCACGGCCACTGCAACGGCCCGGTCGTCGGTGGCATCGCGGAGCAGAACCTGCGTGAAAGACGGTACAGCTCATCCCGTGCCAAG AGAGCTCTGGTGATGCGGCGTGACCCCTGGAAGCCCTCAGGGATGTGGAAAACAGGCTCCGGGATGATGACACAGTGTCCGGCACGCTTCTCCTGCCACAGAGCTGGTGACATCCTCAGCACCACTGAGCCCCCAAGGCAACCCTGGCACGCACCCCGGCAGCCCAGAGCTTGCAGGAGATCTTCCTCGTTCTCATCCCCGGGCAACCCAGCCACCAAAACCCAGCACCTTGCTGGTGGAGACCACGGCCAGGGCTGCACCAGGACACACTGTGCCGGATGCTCCCGGCTCTGTTTCTCCCACTGA
- the HIPK4 gene encoding homeodomain-interacting protein kinase 4 isoform X3 produces the protein MVTLVVGAECYDLVATVGKGTFGQVTQGQRRSTGEMVAIKILRNHDYNGQTVRNELRLLQALREGDAEESHVVRFLESFSDTVWTYLVFELLQQNLFDFQKQNNFSPLPVRHIRTITAQVLAALVKLKELSIIHADLKPENIMLVDHLRYPFRVKLIDFGSAILLPEVYRVQKPYIQTRFYRAPEILLGLPFCEKVDVWSLGCVMAELHLGWPLYPGNNEYDQVRYICSTLGLPRAELLCAAQKTQSFFRQVPCSVGTWQLKPPGKVMAKPMERRVHVFSSLDQLAAVNLCLVSDPDQEELAKRCDLYAMVELVKRMLTWDSRERISPSAALHHPFISMQEVKSRFEATHYYQLSQEDLRASRKDSSRVQIFPGMEKGAFIPTGQGGFQKAVAQTGGLSLAELAEDTSSKNQHDICQAPIPTHYSSQCHQHHWCPKTEPTSGHLTVLGCPSSVERHGHCNGPVVGGIAEQNLRERRELW, from the exons ATGGTGACACTGGTGGTAGGTGCCGAGTGCTACGACCTGGTGGCCACGGTCGGGAAGGGGACCTTTGGACAGGTGACCCAGGGCCAGCGCAGGAGCACAGGGGAGATGGTGGCCATCAAGATCCTGAGGAACCATGATTACAACGGCCAAACGGTGAGGAACgagctgaggctgctgcaggccTTGCGGGAGGGGGACGCGGAAGAGTCGCACGTCGTCCGTTTCCTCGAGTCCTTCAGCGACACGGTCTGGACCTACCTGGTCTtcgagctgctgcagcagaaccTCTTCGATTTCCAAAAGCAGAACAACTTCTCACCGCTGCCCGTCCGGCACATCCGAACCATCACGGCACAGGTGCTGGCGGCGCTGGTCAAGCTGAAGGAGCTCTCCATCATCCACGCTGACCTCAAGCCGGAGAACATCATGCTGGTGGACCACCTGCGCTACCCCTTCCGCGTCAAGCTCATTGACTTCGGCTCGGCTATCCTCCTCCCCGAGGTCTACCGTGTCCAGAAGCCCTACATCCAAACCCGCTTCTACCGGGCACCGGAGATCTTGCTGGGACTGCCCTTCTGCGAGAAGGTGGATGTCTGGTCTTTGGGCTGCGTGATGGCCGAGCTTCACCTGGGTTGGCCGCTCTACCCCGGCAACAACGAGTACGACCAGGTGCGCTACATCTGCTCCACCTTGGGACTGCCCCGGGCCGAGCTGCTCTGCGCTGCCCAGAAGACACAGTCCTTCTTCCGACAGGTCCCATGCTCTGTCGGTACCTGGCAGCTCAAACCACCGGGGAAGGTGATGGCAAAGCCGATGGAGAGGAGGGTGCATGTCTTTTCCTCGCTGGATCAGTTAGCGGCAGTGAACCTCTGCCTGGTGTCTGATCCCGACCAGGAGGAGCTGGCCAAGCGCTGTGACCTGTATGCGATGGTGGAGCTGGTCAAGAGGATGCTCACCTGGGACTCGCGCGAGCGGATCTCGCCCAGCGCTGCCCTCCACCATCCCTTTATCTCCATGCAGGAGGTGAAGTCCCGCTTTGAGGCCACCCACTACTACCAGCTCAGCCAGGAGGACCTGAGGGCATCCCGTAAGGATTCTAGCAGAGTCCAGATCTTCCCTGGCATGGAGAAAGGTGCCTTCATCCCCACTGGCCAGGGTGGCTTCCAGAAGGCCGTTGCCCAGACGGGTGGGCTCAGCCTGGCTGAGCTGGCCGAGGACACCAGCAGCAAGAACCAGCACGACATCTGCCAAGCCCCCATCCCCACGCACTACAGCAGCCAGTGCCACCAGCATCACTGGTGTCCCAAGACGGAGCCCACCAGCGGTCACTTGACTGTGCTGGGGTGTCCCAGCAGCGTGGAGCGGCACGGCCACTGCAACGGCCCGGTCGTCGGTGGCATCGCGGAGCAGAACCTGCGTGAAAGACG AGAGCTCTGGTGA
- the PPIH gene encoding peptidyl-prolyl cis-trans isomerase H isoform X1 codes for MSALAANPNNPVVFFDVTIGGQEVGRMKIELFADVVPKTAENFRQFCTGEFRKDGVPIGYKGSTFHRVIKDFMIQGGDFVNGDGTGVASIYRGPFADENFKLKHSAPGLLSMANSGPSTNGCQFFITCSKCDWLDGKHVVFGKIVDGLLVMRKIENVPTGPNNKPKLPVVISQCGEM; via the exons ATGTCGGCGCTGGCGGCGAACCCCAACAACCCGGTGGTTTTCTTCGATGTCACCATCGGCGGGCAG GAGGTCGGCCGCATGAAGATCGAGCTGTTTGCCGATGTCGTACCCAAAACGGCGGAGAACTTCAG gcagtttTGTACAGGGGAATTCAG GAAAGATGGTGTCCCTATAGGTTATAAAGGAAGCACTTTCCACAG GGTAATAAAGGATTTCATGATCCAAGGAGGTGACTTCGTAAAT GGAGATGGCACTGGAGTAGCCAGTATATACAGGGGTCCTTTTGCAGATGAAAACTTCAAGCTGAAACACTCTGCTCCTGGCCTGCTCTCTATG GCAAACAGTGGCCCAAGTACCAATGGCTGCCAGTTCTTCATCACGTGTTCCAAGTGTGACTGGCTGGATGGGAAGCACGTTGTGTTTG GTAAAATTGTCGATGGGCTGTTGGTCATGAGAAAAATTGAA AACGTGCCTACGGGTCCCAATAACAAACCCAAGCTGCCAGTTGTGATCTCTCAGTGCGGGGAAATGTGA
- the HIPK4 gene encoding homeodomain-interacting protein kinase 4 isoform X1: protein MVTLVVGAECYDLVATVGKGTFGQVTQGQRRSTGEMVAIKILRNHDYNGQTVRNELRLLQALREGDAEESHVVRFLESFSDTVWTYLVFELLQQNLFDFQKQNNFSPLPVRHIRTITAQVLAALVKLKELSIIHADLKPENIMLVDHLRYPFRVKLIDFGSAILLPEVYRVQKPYIQTRFYRAPEILLGLPFCEKVDVWSLGCVMAELHLGWPLYPGNNEYDQVRYICSTLGLPRAELLCAAQKTQSFFRQVPCSVGTWQLKPPGKVMAKPMERRVHVFSSLDQLAAVNLCLVSDPDQEELAKRCDLYAMVELVKRMLTWDSRERISPSAALHHPFISMQEVKSRFEATHYYQLSQEDLRASRKDSSRVQIFPGMEKGAFIPTGQGGFQKAVAQTGGLSLAELAEDTSSKNQHDICQAPIPTHYSSQCHQHHWCPKTEPTSGHLTVLGCPSSVERHGHCNGPVVGGIAEQNLRERRYSSSRAKRALVMRRDPWKPSGMWKTGSGMMTQCPARFSCHRAGDILSTTEPPRQPWHAPRQPRACRRSSSFSSPGNPATKTQHLAGGDHGQGCTRTHCAGCSRLCFSH from the exons ATGGTGACACTGGTGGTAGGTGCCGAGTGCTACGACCTGGTGGCCACGGTCGGGAAGGGGACCTTTGGACAGGTGACCCAGGGCCAGCGCAGGAGCACAGGGGAGATGGTGGCCATCAAGATCCTGAGGAACCATGATTACAACGGCCAAACGGTGAGGAACgagctgaggctgctgcaggccTTGCGGGAGGGGGACGCGGAAGAGTCGCACGTCGTCCGTTTCCTCGAGTCCTTCAGCGACACGGTCTGGACCTACCTGGTCTtcgagctgctgcagcagaaccTCTTCGATTTCCAAAAGCAGAACAACTTCTCACCGCTGCCCGTCCGGCACATCCGAACCATCACGGCACAGGTGCTGGCGGCGCTGGTCAAGCTGAAGGAGCTCTCCATCATCCACGCTGACCTCAAGCCGGAGAACATCATGCTGGTGGACCACCTGCGCTACCCCTTCCGCGTCAAGCTCATTGACTTCGGCTCGGCTATCCTCCTCCCCGAGGTCTACCGTGTCCAGAAGCCCTACATCCAAACCCGCTTCTACCGGGCACCGGAGATCTTGCTGGGACTGCCCTTCTGCGAGAAGGTGGATGTCTGGTCTTTGGGCTGCGTGATGGCCGAGCTTCACCTGGGTTGGCCGCTCTACCCCGGCAACAACGAGTACGACCAGGTGCGCTACATCTGCTCCACCTTGGGACTGCCCCGGGCCGAGCTGCTCTGCGCTGCCCAGAAGACACAGTCCTTCTTCCGACAGGTCCCATGCTCTGTCGGTACCTGGCAGCTCAAACCACCGGGGAAGGTGATGGCAAAGCCGATGGAGAGGAGGGTGCATGTCTTTTCCTCGCTGGATCAGTTAGCGGCAGTGAACCTCTGCCTGGTGTCTGATCCCGACCAGGAGGAGCTGGCCAAGCGCTGTGACCTGTATGCGATGGTGGAGCTGGTCAAGAGGATGCTCACCTGGGACTCGCGCGAGCGGATCTCGCCCAGCGCTGCCCTCCACCATCCCTTTATCTCCATGCAGGAGGTGAAGTCCCGCTTTGAGGCCACCCACTACTACCAGCTCAGCCAGGAGGACCTGAGGGCATCCCGTAAGGATTCTAGCAGAGTCCAGATCTTCCCTGGCATGGAGAAAGGTGCCTTCATCCCCACTGGCCAGGGTGGCTTCCAGAAGGCCGTTGCCCAGACGGGTGGGCTCAGCCTGGCTGAGCTGGCCGAGGACACCAGCAGCAAGAACCAGCACGACATCTGCCAAGCCCCCATCCCCACGCACTACAGCAGCCAGTGCCACCAGCATCACTGGTGTCCCAAGACGGAGCCCACCAGCGGTCACTTGACTGTGCTGGGGTGTCCCAGCAGCGTGGAGCGGCACGGCCACTGCAACGGCCCGGTCGTCGGTGGCATCGCGGAGCAGAACCTGCGTGAAAGACGGTACAGCTCATCCCGTGCCAAG AGAGCTCTGGTGATGCGGCGTGACCCCTGGAAGCCCTCAGGGATGTGGAAAACAGGCTCCGGGATGATGACACAGTGTCCGGCACGCTTCTCCTGCCACAGAGCTGGTGACATCCTCAGCACCACTGAGCCCCCAAGGCAACCCTGGCACGCACCCCGGCAGCCCAGAGCTTGCAGGAGATCTTCCTCGTTCTCATCCCCGGGCAACCCAGCCACCAAAACCCAGCACCTTGCTGGTGGAGACCACGGCCAGGGCTGCACCAGGACACACTGTGCCGGATGCTCCCGGCTCTGTTTCTCCCACTGA